From Bacillus pumilus, one genomic window encodes:
- a CDS encoding helix-turn-helix transcriptional regulator, whose amino-acid sequence MPKIDNMLAILWMLHSGEKITAKQISEKLEINIRTVYRYIDTISTSGVPIISEPGHNGGYTLMNNFIEAPLFFDFEEQTSLIHAAVFAEEAGYYGGEALNRAISKLSKYSNQEQESKINQHVTSLEVISRLSSFSMESFLKELEQALAHRYSVKILYQKIGEKQLNYRLVDPYRIIYWNNKWYVIGFCHLRNDIRSFRVDRIESLMLTENHFNRPENFSARDFFIKNLLPTIEDKEGIISFVINGDKSVLADICQHWFLGHYLQERTSNQAVFLLEKDMIHTYVPYLLIPYNKSIKVIEPISLKKRLIEVLSELIKFHQV is encoded by the coding sequence ATGCCTAAAATTGACAATATGTTAGCAATTCTATGGATGCTTCATTCTGGTGAGAAAATTACTGCGAAACAAATTTCAGAAAAGTTAGAAATTAATATAAGGACTGTGTATCGTTATATTGATACAATTTCAACAAGTGGCGTACCTATAATTTCAGAACCAGGACATAACGGTGGATACACTTTAATGAACAATTTCATTGAGGCTCCTCTTTTTTTTGATTTTGAGGAACAAACTTCACTAATTCACGCTGCTGTTTTTGCAGAAGAAGCCGGATATTACGGAGGTGAGGCCCTAAATAGGGCCATTTCAAAACTAAGTAAATATTCAAATCAAGAGCAGGAATCAAAGATAAACCAACATGTAACTAGTCTTGAAGTAATAAGTCGATTAAGTTCTTTCTCTATGGAATCTTTTTTGAAGGAGTTGGAGCAGGCCTTAGCTCACAGATACTCAGTAAAAATTCTTTACCAAAAAATTGGAGAAAAGCAATTAAATTATAGATTGGTCGATCCGTACAGAATTATCTATTGGAATAATAAGTGGTATGTGATTGGATTTTGTCATCTAAGGAATGATATCCGTAGTTTTAGAGTAGATCGAATTGAAAGTCTTATGCTAACTGAAAATCATTTTAACAGGCCAGAAAATTTTTCAGCACGTGACTTTTTTATAAAAAACCTCCTTCCAACTATAGAAGATAAAGAAGGGATTATTTCATTTGTTATTAATGGGGATAAAAGTGTATTGGCTGATATTTGCCAACATTGGTTTTTAGGACATTATTTACAAGAACGGACTTCAAATCAAGCAGTTTTTCTTCTTGAAAAAGACATGATACATACATATGTACCTTATTTACTTATACCGTACAATAAATCTATTAAAGTTATTGAGCCAATAAGTCTTAAGAAAAGACTTATTGAAGTTCTGTCGGAATTAATAAAATTTCATCAAGTATGA
- a CDS encoding type 1 glutamine amidotransferase family protein, with product MQTKKVFLYVFNTMSDWEYGYLIAELNSGRYFKKGLVPLKVITVGANKEMITTMGGLSIKPDISVDECILESKDLLILPGGTTWNEEIHQPILEIIGKSLKNSTIVAAICGATEALANMGYLDTRKHTSNNLEYTKMVCPNYKGEKFHEAGSAISDANLVTASGIAPLEFAMEVLKKLDVFAPDTLHLWFNLNKTHKPEYFFKLMNSINS from the coding sequence ATGCAAACAAAAAAAGTTTTTCTATATGTATTTAACACAATGTCAGACTGGGAATATGGATATTTAATTGCTGAACTAAACTCAGGAAGATATTTCAAAAAAGGTTTAGTACCTTTAAAAGTAATTACAGTAGGAGCTAATAAAGAAATGATTACTACTATGGGAGGACTGAGCATAAAACCAGATATTTCTGTTGATGAATGTATTCTTGAGAGTAAAGATCTTTTAATTTTACCAGGAGGGACTACTTGGAATGAAGAAATTCATCAACCCATATTAGAAATAATTGGCAAATCCTTAAAGAATAGCACTATTGTTGCTGCAATTTGTGGTGCCACTGAGGCTCTTGCGAACATGGGATACTTAGATACTAGAAAGCATACAAGTAATAATTTAGAATACACTAAAATGGTATGTCCTAACTATAAAGGGGAAAAGTTCCACGAGGCGGGATCTGCGATATCTGATGCGAATTTAGTTACTGCATCAGGAATAGCTCCTCTGGAATTTGCGATGGAAGTATTGAAAAAATTAGATGTATTTGCACCAGATACATTACATTTATGGTTTAACCTAAATAAGACTCATAAACCTGAATACTTCTTCAAGTTAATGAATTCAATAAACAGCTGA
- a CDS encoding YesK family protein: protein MVSIILLLISFFVGGWEGLGLGAISISLLIASVIALIITSILSYFSGMKQK from the coding sequence ATGGTAAGTATCATCTTATTGCTCATAAGCTTTTTTGTGGGAGGATGGGAAGGTTTAGGGTTAGGAGCGATCAGCATTTCTTTGCTGATTGCGTCAGTTATCGCTTTAATTATTACAAGCATTTTGAGTTATTTTAGTGGTATGAAACAAAAATAA
- a CDS encoding sucrose-6-phosphate hydrolase, which yields MTTTDAALRQKVADRIRNYEHLVKKDVYRQHFHLMPPVGLLNDPNGLIQWKGVYHVFYQWQPFKTGHGAKFWGHYTSTDLVNWQHEEAALAPSDWFDQNGCYSGSAVIDDGQMYVMYTGNVRDEQGNRETYQCLAVSEDGIHFQKKGVVATLPEGFTAHFRDPKVWKRNGQWYMVLGAQSLDLKGNLVLFTSDTLDNWTFQGMIAGSGKNGLEDFGYMWECPDLFELDGRDVLIVSPQGLKPDGLKYHNTHQSGYFVGRLDDHTYQYTHGAFEELDRGFDFYAQQTFLDESGRRLLIGWMGVPDQGEEHHPTISYQWIHCLTIPRELRLDDNGHLIQKPVTELQAMRTNEQENVFHIKRSVQSIPVDDITSAEVFIDQIDTQKGFECCIRAAARIIYDKDEGKLTLERDRFEDRSKEVREVAIEELHDLHIFIDASSIEIFVNGGREVFTARYFPSPGNKSISISGRNETKLKLKTWHLQREAGR from the coding sequence ATGACAACAACTGACGCAGCACTTCGTCAAAAGGTAGCAGACCGTATTCGAAACTATGAGCATTTGGTGAAAAAAGATGTGTACCGTCAGCATTTTCATTTAATGCCGCCAGTTGGTCTTTTAAATGACCCGAATGGGTTGATTCAGTGGAAAGGGGTTTACCACGTTTTTTATCAGTGGCAGCCATTCAAAACGGGACACGGCGCAAAATTTTGGGGCCATTACACATCGACAGATCTAGTGAATTGGCAGCACGAGGAAGCCGCCCTTGCCCCAAGTGATTGGTTTGATCAAAACGGCTGTTATTCTGGCAGCGCAGTCATTGACGATGGACAGATGTATGTGATGTACACTGGAAACGTTCGCGATGAACAAGGAAACCGTGAGACATATCAATGTTTAGCTGTTTCAGAAGATGGCATTCATTTTCAGAAAAAAGGTGTCGTGGCGACGCTGCCAGAAGGATTCACCGCCCATTTTCGTGATCCGAAAGTATGGAAGCGAAATGGCCAGTGGTACATGGTTCTTGGTGCACAAAGCCTGGACCTGAAAGGGAATCTCGTCTTGTTTACCTCTGATACTTTAGACAATTGGACGTTTCAAGGCATGATTGCTGGCAGTGGAAAAAATGGATTAGAGGATTTCGGTTATATGTGGGAATGTCCAGATCTATTTGAATTAGATGGCCGGGATGTATTGATTGTGTCGCCGCAAGGGCTCAAGCCGGATGGCTTAAAATATCATAATACACATCAATCAGGCTATTTTGTTGGGAGATTGGATGATCATACCTATCAATATACGCACGGAGCGTTTGAGGAGCTGGACCGCGGCTTTGACTTCTATGCGCAGCAAACCTTTCTAGACGAATCAGGCAGACGTCTTTTAATCGGATGGATGGGGGTGCCTGATCAAGGAGAAGAGCATCATCCAACGATTTCGTATCAATGGATACACTGCCTCACGATCCCGAGAGAGCTGCGTTTAGATGATAACGGACATCTGATTCAAAAACCAGTCACTGAACTCCAGGCGATGAGAACCAATGAACAAGAGAATGTTTTTCATATCAAACGCTCCGTCCAATCGATTCCTGTAGATGATATTACAAGCGCAGAGGTATTCATTGATCAAATTGACACACAAAAAGGGTTTGAATGCTGTATTCGAGCGGCAGCCCGTATTATTTATGATAAAGATGAAGGGAAACTGACATTAGAGCGAGATCGATTTGAAGATCGATCAAAAGAAGTTCGTGAAGTAGCAATAGAGGAATTACACGATCTTCACATCTTTATCGATGCATCGTCGATTGAGATTTTTGTAAACGGAGGCCGAGAAGTATTTACTGCACGTTACTTTCCTTCCCCGGGAAATAAATCAATCTCGATCAGTGGCAGAAATGAAACAAAGCTGAAACTGAAAACATGGCATTTACAAAGAGAAGCAGGTCGTTGA
- a CDS encoding sucrose-specific PTS transporter subunit IIBC, translating into MDYQKAAKELTKRLGGKENVISATHCATRLRLVIKDEELIDKEAIEELEGVKGAFSSSGQFQIIFGTGAVNKVYEPFARETGLETGDEKQKPVSHDEAVKQKMNPLARFAKTLSNIFVPIIPAIVASGLLMGLLGMMKAFKWADPSSAIFQMLDMFSSAAFIILPILIGVSAAKEFGGNSYLGAVIGGIMIHPNLLNPWGLTDAKPEYMHLFNFDIALLGYQGTVIPVLLTVYIMCIVEKNLRKVVPNSIDLLVTPFVTVIVTGFVTFIAVGPLGRMLGTGISNALTFIYDHAGFLAGLIFGGAYSLIVLTGVHHSFHAIEAGLLNDIGRNYLLPIWAMSNVAQGGAGLAVFFLAKRAKTKEIALPAAFSAFLGITEPVIFGVNLRYRKPFIAAMIGGALGGAFVVFTKVAANAYGLTGIPMIAIAAPYGVQNVVNYVIGMLIAVAVSFTLTIIFKVKEVEK; encoded by the coding sequence ATGGATTATCAAAAAGCAGCCAAAGAATTAACAAAACGATTAGGCGGCAAAGAAAATGTCATCAGTGCCACGCATTGTGCAACAAGACTCAGATTGGTGATAAAAGATGAGGAACTGATTGACAAAGAAGCCATTGAGGAACTTGAAGGGGTGAAGGGGGCTTTCTCAAGCTCGGGACAATTCCAAATCATTTTTGGAACGGGGGCAGTCAACAAAGTATATGAACCATTTGCTCGTGAGACTGGTCTTGAGACAGGAGACGAGAAACAAAAGCCTGTCAGCCATGATGAAGCAGTGAAACAAAAAATGAATCCACTTGCACGTTTTGCAAAGACGTTATCAAATATTTTTGTACCGATCATTCCAGCAATTGTTGCAAGCGGTTTATTAATGGGCCTATTAGGCATGATGAAAGCCTTCAAATGGGCTGACCCAAGCTCTGCGATCTTCCAAATGCTTGATATGTTCTCAAGTGCAGCCTTTATCATTTTGCCGATTTTAATTGGGGTCAGTGCAGCGAAAGAGTTTGGTGGAAATTCGTATTTAGGAGCCGTTATTGGGGGGATTATGATTCACCCGAACCTGCTCAACCCGTGGGGGCTGACGGATGCGAAACCAGAGTATATGCATTTATTCAATTTTGATATTGCTCTTCTTGGTTACCAAGGAACAGTCATTCCAGTATTATTGACTGTGTACATCATGTGCATTGTAGAAAAGAATTTAAGAAAAGTGGTTCCGAACAGTATTGATTTACTTGTGACCCCGTTTGTGACGGTGATTGTGACTGGATTTGTGACGTTTATTGCAGTTGGACCGCTTGGAAGAATGCTCGGTACTGGAATTTCGAATGCATTGACATTTATTTATGATCATGCAGGCTTCTTAGCAGGACTCATTTTCGGAGGTGCCTACTCTCTCATTGTTCTTACAGGGGTTCATCATAGCTTCCATGCGATTGAAGCAGGACTGCTGAATGATATTGGGCGTAACTATTTGCTGCCAATTTGGGCCATGTCCAACGTAGCTCAAGGCGGGGCGGGATTGGCTGTCTTTTTCTTAGCGAAACGCGCGAAAACAAAAGAAATCGCACTTCCTGCAGCTTTCTCAGCTTTCCTAGGTATTACCGAGCCTGTCATATTCGGTGTCAACCTCCGCTATCGTAAGCCGTTTATTGCCGCGATGATCGGAGGCGCATTAGGCGGGGCATTTGTTGTCTTCACGAAGGTTGCAGCCAACGCCTATGGTTTAACGGGTATTCCGATGATTGCGATTGCCGCGCCATACGGTGTGCAGAATGTGGTGAATTATGTGATTGGTATGTTAATCGCTGTTGCTGTTTCATTTACTCTCACCATCATCTTTAAAGTAAAAGAAGTAGAAAAATAA
- a CDS encoding PRD domain-containing protein, with protein sequence MKIYKILNNNAVVVKEGDQEKIVMGPGIAFQKGKNDVVPVQKIEKIFVVREENEKFKQILATLPEAHIEVAEHIISYAEGKLMMPLSDHIHISLTDHLSFAIERIQKGIVLYNKLLGEIKVLYKQEYDIGKYAIRYVKDRLGVELPDDEAGYVALHIHTAKMNTESMKKTVKYTTMIKEMIEHIESYFQHSIDEDSISYQRLVTHLRYALGRLESNEAFQIMDDDMLSFIQTKYDLAYQCARGLADLLKNEYELHLPESEIGYITLHVQRLQDAELV encoded by the coding sequence TTGAAGATATATAAAATATTGAATAACAATGCAGTGGTTGTAAAGGAAGGTGATCAGGAGAAAATTGTGATGGGGCCTGGAATTGCTTTTCAGAAGGGGAAAAATGACGTCGTTCCCGTTCAAAAAATAGAGAAAATCTTTGTTGTGCGTGAAGAAAATGAGAAATTCAAACAAATTCTTGCGACATTGCCCGAAGCGCATATTGAGGTGGCAGAGCATATCATCAGTTATGCAGAGGGTAAACTGATGATGCCGCTTAGTGATCATATCCATATATCACTGACTGACCATTTATCCTTTGCTATAGAGCGCATTCAAAAGGGCATTGTGCTATATAATAAATTGCTTGGTGAGATCAAAGTCTTATATAAGCAGGAATATGATATTGGAAAGTATGCCATTCGTTATGTAAAGGATCGGCTTGGGGTTGAACTGCCGGACGATGAGGCAGGGTATGTGGCACTCCATATTCATACGGCCAAAATGAATACGGAGTCTATGAAAAAGACCGTGAAATATACAACGATGATCAAAGAAATGATCGAGCATATAGAAAGCTATTTTCAGCATTCAATTGATGAGGATAGTATTTCCTATCAGCGGCTTGTGACACATTTGAGGTATGCATTAGGCAGGTTGGAATCAAATGAGGCATTTCAAATCATGGACGATGACATGCTGAGTTTTATCCAAACAAAGTATGATTTGGCTTACCAGTGTGCACGTGGACTCGCTGATTTGTTAAAAAATGAATATGAACTTCATCTCCCTGAATCGGAGATCGGCTACATCACGCTGCATGTCCAGCGTCTGCAGGATGCCGAATTGGTTTAG
- a CDS encoding S8 family peptidase, with translation MKKVISRSSVLLFSTIFILSTFFTGQQAAAAPSNKQVELEKAEIFGEINVNSRKHTTVIVELKEKSLVEAKQEGKAQTKASLKKSRTKVKNAALKEIDKASVRQEYEKVFSGFSMKLPANEIPKLLAVDGVKAVYPDVTYQTDEVKKESIQLPNEDVSPLMDKSAPFIGAPKAWDAGYSGKGVKVAVIDTGVDYTHPDLKGNFGLYKGYDFVDNDYSPQETPKGDPRGESTDHGTHVAGTIAANGQIKGVAKDAALLAYRVLGPGGSGTTENVLAGIDRAVTDGADVMNLSLGNSVNNPDYATSIALDWAMSEGVVAVTSNGNSGPNSWTVGSPGTSRDAISVGATQLPYSLYNVKFPNYSTAKVMGYYQESDLKALDQKQVTLVHAGIGDEKAFEDIDVKGKVAVIERGAIAFVDKVDNAKAAGAIGVVMYNNTDGEIPVDVPGLALPTIKLSKAEGTALVKTIETGNNTTTFSIQFVKELSEQVADFSSRGPVVDTWMIKPDLSAPGVSIVSTIPTHNPSQPYGYGSKQGTSMASPHVAGVAAIIKQAKPSYTTEQIKALMMNTAEKLFDANGSPFPHNTQGTGSVRIIESLQASSIVSDASYSYGTFLKEKGVQIKTKKFKVENLSKAPKTYTIDYKFNGSGISTNGTKKITVKGNSTGSFTSAVQVKYGKTKKGTYQGSITLRENGRKVTEIPTLLIVKEPDYPRVTSVSVEPDNRAGSYVISSYLPGGAENLAFLVYSTDGEYLGEAGVYHHVDKGEHRVKWNGTINQGQKLEPGEYTMLAYASLKGKSDTVQTKEPFDIYPE, from the coding sequence ATGAAAAAGGTCATCTCTCGTTCTTCTGTTCTATTGTTCTCCACTATTTTTATTTTATCCACATTCTTTACAGGTCAACAGGCTGCTGCCGCTCCATCGAACAAACAGGTGGAACTAGAAAAAGCAGAAATCTTCGGTGAAATCAATGTCAACTCTAGAAAACACACCACTGTCATTGTTGAATTAAAGGAAAAATCCTTGGTTGAAGCAAAGCAAGAAGGCAAAGCTCAAACAAAGGCCTCCCTCAAAAAATCTCGAACAAAAGTAAAAAATGCAGCACTCAAAGAAATTGATAAAGCGAGTGTTCGTCAAGAATATGAAAAAGTCTTCTCTGGTTTCTCTATGAAACTTCCTGCAAACGAAATTCCGAAGCTGCTCGCAGTTGACGGAGTAAAAGCCGTTTATCCGGATGTTACATATCAAACAGATGAAGTGAAAAAGGAAAGTATTCAGCTTCCAAATGAAGATGTCTCCCCTCTTATGGATAAAAGCGCTCCATTTATCGGTGCACCAAAAGCTTGGGATGCCGGCTACTCTGGAAAAGGGGTAAAAGTCGCTGTCATTGATACTGGAGTAGACTATACCCACCCTGATTTAAAAGGAAACTTTGGTTTATACAAAGGCTATGATTTTGTTGATAACGATTATTCTCCGCAAGAGACGCCTAAAGGAGACCCTAGAGGCGAATCGACAGACCACGGCACACACGTCGCAGGGACAATTGCTGCCAATGGACAAATTAAAGGTGTCGCAAAGGATGCCGCACTTCTTGCGTACCGTGTACTTGGACCAGGCGGGTCTGGGACAACTGAGAACGTTCTTGCAGGCATCGACCGCGCTGTTACTGATGGAGCAGATGTCATGAACCTCTCTCTCGGAAACAGTGTGAATAACCCTGATTATGCCACAAGCATCGCACTCGACTGGGCCATGTCTGAAGGCGTTGTCGCTGTCACATCGAATGGAAACAGCGGACCGAACAGCTGGACAGTCGGTTCTCCCGGCACGTCAAGAGATGCCATTTCTGTCGGAGCAACACAGCTTCCGTACAGCCTTTACAATGTGAAATTCCCGAACTATTCTACTGCAAAAGTGATGGGCTACTACCAAGAGAGTGATTTAAAAGCACTTGACCAAAAACAAGTCACACTCGTCCATGCAGGTATCGGTGACGAAAAAGCATTTGAAGACATCGATGTGAAAGGAAAGGTTGCCGTGATCGAACGAGGAGCCATTGCCTTTGTTGATAAAGTAGACAATGCAAAAGCTGCTGGTGCAATCGGCGTTGTGATGTATAACAACACCGATGGAGAAATTCCAGTCGATGTACCGGGTCTCGCTCTTCCTACGATTAAGCTTTCAAAAGCTGAAGGAACAGCACTTGTTAAAACTATTGAGACTGGTAATAATACAACGACTTTCTCCATTCAATTTGTCAAAGAACTTAGTGAGCAAGTCGCTGACTTCTCATCTCGCGGACCAGTTGTGGATACGTGGATGATTAAGCCTGATTTATCAGCACCTGGCGTCAGCATTGTGAGTACGATTCCAACGCATAACCCTTCTCAGCCTTACGGATATGGCTCAAAGCAAGGAACAAGCATGGCTTCACCGCATGTGGCAGGGGTCGCAGCGATCATCAAGCAAGCAAAACCATCGTACACAACTGAACAGATCAAAGCACTGATGATGAATACAGCAGAAAAACTATTTGACGCAAATGGCAGCCCATTCCCTCATAACACACAAGGGACAGGCAGTGTTCGAATCATCGAATCACTCCAAGCGTCATCTATCGTTTCTGATGCCAGCTATTCTTACGGCACTTTCTTGAAAGAAAAAGGCGTTCAAATCAAAACGAAGAAATTCAAGGTAGAAAACCTTTCAAAAGCACCGAAAACGTATACCATTGATTACAAATTTAATGGCAGCGGCATCAGCACAAACGGAACGAAAAAAATCACTGTCAAAGGGAATTCCACTGGGTCCTTTACTTCCGCGGTACAAGTGAAATACGGTAAAACCAAAAAAGGAACGTACCAAGGCAGCATTACCCTTCGTGAAAATGGCAGAAAGGTCACAGAGATTCCTACTTTATTGATTGTAAAAGAGCCTGATTATCCGCGCGTCACTTCGGTTTCCGTCGAGCCGGATAACCGTGCTGGAAGCTATGTTATTAGCAGCTATCTGCCTGGCGGCGCTGAGAACCTTGCATTTCTCGTCTACTCGACAGATGGAGAGTATTTAGGTGAAGCAGGTGTTTATCATCATGTTGATAAAGGAGAACACCGCGTAAAATGGAATGGCACGATCAATCAAGGTCAAAAGCTGGAACCTGGTGAGTATACAATGCTTGCGTATGCAAGTTTGAAAGGGAAATCAGACACTGTTCAAACGAAGGAACCCTTCGATATTTATCCTGAATAA
- a CDS encoding LLM class flavin-dependent oxidoreductase — protein sequence MMKLSILDQSPLIGDATPAEALKQTVELAKQAEKWGYHRFWVSEHHFSNRLAGSSPEVLLGHLSAVTSHIRIGSGGVMLPHYSAYKVAENFRVLEALAPGRIDLGIGRAPGGMPISSIALHHGERKRLGDQYPEQVEELKVYLHDLADEFYPLPHLTASPKVETAPEVWMLGSSGGSARLAAKAGAGYTFALFINGEGGEDSVEQYINRFEPSAFGDEPRVSLAVFVLCAETEEQAEKLAVSLDLSLLANEQGQNLGGFPSYEKAQAYSYSPYEQKRVAANRQRMVVGTPSSVKKQLTALAKAYRTNEVIAVTITHHMQDRLTSYRLLKEVFDA from the coding sequence ATGATGAAATTAAGTATACTGGATCAATCTCCTTTGATCGGAGATGCAACACCTGCTGAAGCATTGAAGCAAACGGTTGAATTGGCAAAGCAGGCAGAGAAGTGGGGCTATCACCGTTTTTGGGTATCAGAGCATCACTTTTCAAACCGGCTTGCAGGGTCGAGTCCAGAGGTGCTTCTCGGTCATTTATCAGCCGTTACGTCACATATACGTATTGGCTCAGGCGGTGTGATGCTGCCTCACTATAGTGCCTATAAAGTAGCAGAGAACTTCAGGGTTCTCGAAGCACTGGCTCCTGGGAGAATTGATCTTGGGATTGGACGTGCTCCTGGTGGTATGCCCATTTCCTCCATTGCCCTTCATCATGGTGAACGAAAACGACTAGGTGATCAATATCCTGAGCAGGTAGAAGAATTGAAGGTCTATTTACACGACCTAGCGGATGAATTTTACCCGCTGCCCCATTTAACCGCTTCTCCGAAGGTAGAGACTGCACCAGAGGTATGGATGCTTGGTTCCTCTGGAGGGAGTGCAAGACTTGCGGCGAAAGCAGGTGCAGGCTATACGTTTGCTCTATTTATCAATGGCGAAGGCGGAGAAGATTCTGTGGAGCAATACATCAACCGGTTCGAACCTTCAGCATTCGGTGATGAGCCGCGCGTCAGTCTTGCGGTCTTCGTTTTATGTGCTGAAACAGAGGAACAGGCAGAAAAACTGGCAGTCAGCTTAGATTTATCCTTACTCGCCAATGAACAGGGGCAAAACCTCGGGGGCTTTCCTTCATATGAAAAGGCACAAGCTTATTCCTACAGTCCATATGAACAAAAACGAGTGGCTGCCAATCGTCAAAGGATGGTGGTTGGAACGCCATCTTCTGTGAAAAAGCAGCTGACGGCACTAGCGAAAGCGTATCGTACAAATGAAGTAATCGCTGTGACGATCACTCACCACATGCAAGACCGGCTCACATCGTATCGTTTATTAAAAGAAGTCTTTGATGCATAA
- the nfsA gene encoding oxygen-insensitive NADPH nitroreductase has protein sequence MNKTIETILNHRSIRSFTDERLSEEEVLTLIKSAQAASTSSYVQAYSIIGVTDQEKKAKLAELAGNQPYVEKNGHFFVFCADLKRHDDIAKKAGENHQEALENTEAFLISVIDTALAAQNMSVAAESMGLGICYIGGLRNQLKEVSELLETPSYVLPLFGLAVGHPASQSSQKERLPVELIYHENAYQQDEAHVDRYLKEYDDRISSYYEERTNGERKDTWSKQMLRGFSQPKRAFLGEFVKEKGFNRK, from the coding sequence TTGAACAAAACGATAGAAACGATATTAAATCATCGGTCCATCCGTTCGTTTACAGACGAGCGTTTGTCCGAAGAAGAGGTGCTGACACTCATTAAAAGTGCACAGGCTGCTTCGACATCAAGCTATGTACAGGCGTACAGTATTATTGGTGTGACAGATCAAGAGAAGAAGGCCAAGCTTGCTGAACTGGCTGGGAATCAGCCATACGTTGAGAAGAATGGGCATTTCTTTGTCTTCTGTGCAGACTTGAAACGCCATGATGATATTGCAAAAAAAGCAGGGGAAAATCATCAAGAGGCGCTTGAGAATACGGAAGCCTTTCTCATTAGCGTCATTGATACGGCGCTCGCTGCGCAAAATATGAGTGTAGCCGCAGAATCAATGGGACTTGGGATCTGCTATATTGGCGGTCTGCGTAATCAACTGAAAGAAGTGTCTGAATTACTTGAAACGCCATCTTATGTGCTGCCGTTATTTGGTCTGGCTGTCGGACATCCAGCGAGTCAATCGTCACAAAAGGAACGGCTGCCAGTTGAACTCATTTATCATGAAAATGCTTATCAGCAAGATGAAGCGCATGTGGATCGTTATTTAAAAGAATACGATGATCGTATTTCATCATATTATGAAGAACGAACAAACGGAGAGAGAAAAGATACTTGGTCTAAGCAGATGCTTCGCGGCTTTAGTCAGCCAAAGCGTGCCTTCCTTGGAGAATTTGTTAAAGAGAAGGGCTTTAATCGAAAATAA